One segment of Mesoplodon densirostris isolate mMesDen1 chromosome 6, mMesDen1 primary haplotype, whole genome shotgun sequence DNA contains the following:
- the LOC132492008 gene encoding protein NipSnap homolog 3A-like isoform X2, translated as MLALGKSLTKALAARTLAPQVCSSFATGPRQYDGTFYEFRTYCVKPSKMNEFLENVKKNIHLQTAHSELVGFWSVECGGRIDKVFHIWKYDNFAHQTEVRKALANDKEWREQLLIPILGLTDKQESEITYLVPWCKLEKPPKEVHVLWWNESEDSRAAGRHQSHEDPRVVAAVRESVNYLVSQQNMLLIPTSYSPLK; from the exons ATGCTTGCCCTCGGAAAGAGCCTGACTAAGGCCCTGGCCGCTCGGACCCTGGCGCCTCAG GTGTGTTCATCTTTTGCTACAGGCCCCAGACAATATGATGGAACATTCTATGAGTTTCGTACTTACTGCGTTAAACCTTCAAAGATGAATGAGTTTCtggaaaatgttaagaaaaacatACATCTTCAGACAGCTCACTCTGAATTGGTTGGATTCTGGAGTGTAGAATGTGGAGGCAGGATCGATAAAGTATTTCATATTTGGAAGTATG ACAATTTTGCTCATCAAACTGAAGTTCGGAAAGCCTTGGCCAATGATAAGGAATGGCGAGAACAATTACTCATTCCAATTTTGGGTCTTACTGATAAACAAGAGAGTGAAATTACTTATCTGGTGCCATGGTGCAAATTAGAAAAACCACCCAAAGAAG TTCATGTTCTTTGGTGGAACGAGAGTGAGGATAGCCGAGCAGCTGGGAGACACCAGTCTCATGAGGATCCCAGAGTTGTGGCAGCTG ttcggGAAAGTGTCAATTACCTAGTGTCTCAGCAAAATATGCTTCTGATTCCTACATCATATTCACCATTGAAATAG
- the NIPSNAP3A gene encoding protein NipSnap homolog 3A: protein MLALRRSLTKALAARTQAPQVCSSFATGPRQYDGTFYEFRTYYVKPSKMNEFLENVKKNIHLRTAHSELVGFWTVEFGGRMNKVFHVWKYDNFAHRTEVQKALAKDKEWREQFLIPNLALIDKEESEITYLVPWCKLEKPPKEGVYELATFQMKPGGPALWGDPFKRAVHTHVNQGYTKLVGVFHAEYGILNRVHVLWWNESADSRAAGRHQSHEDPRVVAAVRESVNFLGSQQNMLLIPMSFSPLK, encoded by the exons ATGCTTGCCCTCCGAAGGAGCCTGACTAAGGCTCTGGCCGCTCGGACGCAGGCGCCTCAG GTGTGCTCATCTTTTGCTACAGGCCCCAGACAATATGATGGAACATTCTATGAATTTCGTACCTATTATGTTAAGCCCTCAAAGATGAATGAGTTCCtggaaaatgttaagaaaaacatTCATCTTCGGACAGCTCACTCTGAATTGGTTGGATTCTGGACTGTAGAATTTGGAGGCAGAATGAATAAAGTGTTTCATGTTTGGAAGTATG ACAATTTTGCTCATCGAACTGAAGTTCAGAAAGCCTTGGCCAAAGATAAGGAATGGCGAGAACAATTTCTCATTCCAAATTTGGCTCTTATTGATAAAGAAGAGAGTGAAATTACTTATCTGGTGCCATGGTGCAAATTAGAAAAACCTCCAAAAGAAG GAGTCTATGAACTGGCTACTTTTCAGATGAAACCTGGTGGGCCAGCTCTGTGGGGTGACCCATTTAAAAGGGCAGTTCATACTCATGTCAATCAAGGCTACACAAAATTAGTTGGAGTGTTCCATGCAGAATATGGAATACTCAACAGAG TTCATGTTCTTTGGTGGAACGAGAGTGCAGATAGCCGAGCAGCTGGGAGACATCAGTCTCATGAGGATCCCAGAGTTGTGGCAGCTG ttcggGAAAGTGTTAACTTCCTTGGGTCTCAGCAGAATATGCTTCTGATTCCTATGTCATTTTCACCTTTGAAATAG
- the LOC132492008 gene encoding protein NipSnap homolog 3A-like isoform X1, with protein MLALGKSLTKALAARTLAPQVCSSFATGPRQYDGTFYEFRTYCVKPSKMNEFLENVKKNIHLQTAHSELVGFWSVECGGRIDKVFHIWKYDNFAHQTEVRKALANDKEWREQLLIPILGLTDKQESEITYLVPWCKLEKPPKEGVYELVTFQMKPGGPALWGDAFKRAVNAHVTLGYSKLVGVFHTEYGALNRVHVLWWNESEDSRAAGRHQSHEDPRVVAAVRESVNYLVSQQNMLLIPTSYSPLK; from the exons ATGCTTGCCCTCGGAAAGAGCCTGACTAAGGCCCTGGCCGCTCGGACCCTGGCGCCTCAG GTGTGTTCATCTTTTGCTACAGGCCCCAGACAATATGATGGAACATTCTATGAGTTTCGTACTTACTGCGTTAAACCTTCAAAGATGAATGAGTTTCtggaaaatgttaagaaaaacatACATCTTCAGACAGCTCACTCTGAATTGGTTGGATTCTGGAGTGTAGAATGTGGAGGCAGGATCGATAAAGTATTTCATATTTGGAAGTATG ACAATTTTGCTCATCAAACTGAAGTTCGGAAAGCCTTGGCCAATGATAAGGAATGGCGAGAACAATTACTCATTCCAATTTTGGGTCTTACTGATAAACAAGAGAGTGAAATTACTTATCTGGTGCCATGGTGCAAATTAGAAAAACCACCCAAAGAAG GAGTCTACGAGCTGGTAACTTTTCAGATGAAACCTGGTGGGCCAGCTCTGTGGGGTGACGCATTTAAAAGAGCAGTTAATGCCCATGTCACTCTAGGCTACTCAAAACTAGTTGGAGTTTTCCATACAGAATATGGAGCACTCAACAGAG TTCATGTTCTTTGGTGGAACGAGAGTGAGGATAGCCGAGCAGCTGGGAGACACCAGTCTCATGAGGATCCCAGAGTTGTGGCAGCTG ttcggGAAAGTGTCAATTACCTAGTGTCTCAGCAAAATATGCTTCTGATTCCTACATCATATTCACCATTGAAATAG